A genomic segment from Truepera sp. encodes:
- a CDS encoding N-6 DNA methylase → MKDSAFATTIKTEGALLPADLLRRVQAGDRTLPALTPEAYHLPGGMRLNEAASRAWNALLGAWTTFQEARERLPEGDLGTTITRERWLLPLFQELNYGRLQARTAVEIDGKSYAVSHGYGHAPIHLVGCNVDLDRRTRGVAGAATASPHSLVQELLNRSDEHLWGVVTNGLRLRVLRDNKSLTRQAFLEFELEAMMEGEQYSDFVLLYLLLHQSRLESNKPEECVLEQWSREAAETGARALDGLRDGVERAITALGKGFLRGTNCELKRKLQEGELSPQDYYRQLLRLVYRLLFLFVAEDRDLLHAPGARTEARERYRHYSTQRLRELAAELRGSRHGDLYEALKVVMRALGSGGEPRLGLPELGGFLFAERALPELNDANLPNAYLLQAVRALAYTHTNGVRRPVDYKNLGSEELGSVYESLLELHPEVDASASDFELKSAAGNERKTTGSYYTPSSLISLLLDSALDPVVDEAVRGKDREDAERALLDLKVVDPAAGSGHFLIAAAQRIAKRLAAVRTGDDEPAPDEVRRALRDVIGNCIYGVDVNEMAAELCKVALWMEAMEPGKPLTFLEHHIRVGNSLFGTTRKLVAEGLPDNAFNPIEGDDKKYASGVKRRNREERGGQGALFDTAPSASATALATAFTELSNMPTDTPEQVQAKQAAYERLLEDERLSREQLAHDAWCAAFVWRKVEGAPLPVTTGTVRRVLQAGGLDEVRRREVERLATLYGFFAWELTFPEVFGGERSGFDVVLGNPPWERVKLQEKEWFAARDPAIANARNASERGRLIRALTQSDPSLHAAFLEDKRRAEGESHYARNSGRYPLTGRGDINTYPLFAELGRSVQSTRGRLGMVLPTGIATDDTTKYFFQNLIDERALVRIFDFENKRRIFPAVAPPQKFCLITLTGAGNPVTESELAFFMLSVEEVQDSEKRFVLTPEEIRLLNPNTGTCPVFRARRDANITKDIYRRVPVLVNELSGENPWGVSFMRMFDMANDSGYFRTLEELEAEGYALQGNRFAREGNEELLPLYEAKMFHQYNHRYGTFEGIPPEKRFGVKPQTQRITADSLCDPALAPLPRYWVERQEVERVVRHDWWKALVFRDIVNVNTNRRTAIFTALPRAAANHVVQFLIVEETQVPLAALLANLNSLVFDYVTRQKLGGSHLSYFIVRQLPALPPSSYGSHDLDFVIPRVLELSFTSWDLEGFAKAHGYGGPPFILNEERRLTILAELDAYFFLRYGLNKTEVEHVLDAFPILRRLDEEAYGRFRTKEATLEAFSALSDCGSDVSKFTSVLHPPPADASVTHCASTRPKFA, encoded by the coding sequence ATGAAGGACAGCGCTTTCGCCACCACTATCAAGACCGAGGGGGCGCTGCTCCCCGCCGACCTGCTACGCCGCGTCCAAGCTGGCGACCGCACGCTGCCCGCTCTCACGCCAGAGGCCTACCACCTGCCAGGCGGGATGCGCCTCAACGAAGCCGCCAGCCGCGCCTGGAACGCCCTGCTCGGCGCCTGGACGACGTTCCAGGAGGCGCGCGAGCGCCTGCCCGAAGGCGACCTCGGCACCACGATCACGCGCGAGCGCTGGCTGCTGCCGCTCTTCCAGGAGCTCAACTACGGCCGCCTCCAAGCGCGGACCGCCGTCGAGATCGACGGCAAGAGCTACGCGGTATCGCACGGCTACGGGCACGCGCCCATTCACCTGGTGGGTTGCAACGTCGACCTGGACCGTCGCACGCGCGGGGTGGCGGGCGCCGCCACGGCCAGCCCGCACTCCCTGGTGCAGGAACTCCTGAACCGCAGCGACGAGCACCTGTGGGGTGTCGTCACTAACGGGCTGCGGCTGCGCGTGCTGCGCGACAACAAGAGCCTCACCCGGCAGGCGTTCCTCGAGTTCGAGCTCGAGGCGATGATGGAGGGCGAGCAGTACTCCGACTTCGTGCTGCTCTACTTGCTACTCCACCAAAGCCGCCTGGAGAGCAACAAGCCCGAGGAGTGCGTGCTCGAGCAGTGGTCGCGCGAGGCCGCCGAGACGGGCGCCAGGGCGCTCGACGGCCTGCGCGACGGCGTGGAGCGCGCCATCACCGCGCTCGGCAAGGGCTTCCTGCGCGGCACCAACTGCGAACTGAAGCGCAAGCTGCAGGAGGGGGAGCTCTCGCCCCAGGACTACTATCGGCAGCTCCTGCGCCTCGTCTACCGCCTGCTGTTCCTGTTCGTCGCGGAAGACCGGGACCTGCTCCACGCCCCCGGCGCTAGGACGGAGGCGCGTGAGAGGTACCGGCACTACTCCACCCAGCGCCTGCGGGAACTGGCGGCGGAGCTGCGCGGCAGCCGACACGGCGACCTGTACGAGGCACTCAAGGTGGTGATGCGAGCGCTGGGCAGCGGCGGCGAGCCGCGCCTCGGCCTGCCCGAGCTCGGCGGCTTCCTGTTCGCGGAGCGCGCGCTTCCCGAGCTTAACGATGCGAACCTGCCGAACGCCTACCTGCTGCAGGCGGTGCGGGCGCTGGCCTACACCCACACCAACGGGGTGCGGCGGCCGGTCGACTACAAGAACCTCGGCTCCGAGGAGCTCGGCAGCGTCTACGAGAGCCTGCTCGAGCTCCACCCCGAGGTGGACGCCTCCGCGAGCGACTTCGAGCTGAAGTCGGCGGCGGGCAACGAGCGCAAGACAACCGGCTCATACTACACGCCCTCGAGCCTCATAAGCCTACTGCTCGACTCCGCGCTGGATCCCGTCGTCGACGAGGCCGTGCGCGGCAAGGACCGGGAGGACGCCGAGCGCGCGCTCCTCGACCTCAAGGTCGTTGACCCGGCCGCTGGGAGCGGCCACTTCCTGATAGCCGCCGCCCAGCGCATCGCCAAGCGCCTCGCCGCCGTGCGCACCGGTGACGACGAGCCGGCCCCCGACGAAGTGCGGCGCGCGCTGCGCGACGTGATCGGCAACTGCATCTACGGCGTAGACGTCAACGAGATGGCCGCGGAGCTGTGCAAGGTCGCCCTGTGGATGGAGGCGATGGAGCCCGGCAAGCCGCTCACGTTCCTCGAGCACCACATCCGGGTCGGTAACAGCCTTTTCGGCACCACAAGGAAGCTGGTTGCGGAGGGTCTTCCAGACAACGCCTTCAACCCAATCGAGGGGGACGACAAGAAGTACGCCTCGGGCGTGAAGCGGCGCAACCGCGAGGAGCGCGGCGGCCAAGGGGCCCTGTTCGACACCGCGCCCAGCGCTTCAGCAACGGCCCTCGCCACGGCCTTCACGGAACTGTCGAACATGCCCACGGACACGCCCGAGCAGGTGCAAGCTAAGCAGGCGGCCTACGAGCGGTTGCTGGAGGACGAGCGCCTGTCCCGGGAGCAGCTCGCCCACGATGCCTGGTGTGCGGCGTTCGTGTGGCGCAAGGTAGAGGGGGCGCCCTTGCCTGTCACGACCGGCACGGTGCGGCGGGTGCTGCAGGCCGGCGGGCTCGATGAGGTCCGGCGTCGCGAGGTCGAGCGGCTCGCGACCTTGTACGGCTTCTTCGCCTGGGAGCTGACCTTCCCAGAGGTGTTCGGGGGCGAGAGGAGCGGCTTCGACGTCGTGCTCGGCAACCCGCCGTGGGAGCGCGTCAAGCTCCAGGAGAAGGAGTGGTTCGCCGCCCGCGACCCGGCCATCGCTAACGCCCGCAACGCCAGCGAACGCGGCCGTCTCATCCGGGCTCTCACCCAGTCCGACCCGAGCCTGCACGCAGCCTTCCTCGAGGACAAACGTAGAGCAGAGGGCGAAAGCCACTATGCCCGCAACTCAGGTCGCTACCCACTCACCGGCCGTGGCGACATAAACACCTATCCTCTCTTCGCGGAACTGGGTCGGAGCGTTCAAAGCACACGCGGGCGGTTGGGGATGGTGTTGCCTACCGGGATTGCTACTGATGACACGACAAAGTACTTTTTCCAGAATCTAATCGATGAGCGTGCACTAGTTCGAATATTCGACTTCGAGAACAAGCGCCGAATCTTCCCAGCAGTGGCGCCACCCCAGAAATTCTGCCTTATTACGCTAACTGGAGCTGGGAATCCGGTTACTGAATCAGAACTGGCATTCTTCATGCTTAGCGTAGAAGAGGTTCAAGACTCAGAAAAACGGTTCGTGCTTACCCCCGAGGAGATCAGATTGCTGAACCCGAACACAGGAACCTGTCCAGTTTTTCGGGCTCGGCGGGACGCTAATATTACTAAAGACATTTACCGGCGCGTGCCGGTGCTGGTGAACGAGCTGAGCGGGGAGAATCCGTGGGGAGTCTCGTTCATGCGTATGTTCGACATGGCGAACGACTCAGGATACTTTCGCACACTCGAAGAACTTGAAGCCGAGGGGTACGCACTTCAGGGGAACCGATTCGCGAGAGAAGGAAACGAAGAATTGCTACCCCTTTACGAGGCAAAGATGTTCCATCAATACAACCATAGGTATGGTACGTTCGAGGGAATCCCACCAGAGAAGCGCTTCGGTGTAAAGCCCCAAACGCAGCGCATTACCGCGGACTCTCTCTGTGATCCAGCGCTAGCGCCACTTCCTCGGTACTGGGTCGAACGTCAAGAGGTTGAGCGTGTCGTAAGACACGACTGGTGGAAGGCACTAGTCTTCCGCGACATCGTCAATGTCAACACAAATCGACGCACGGCGATATTTACCGCATTGCCAAGGGCTGCAGCAAACCACGTAGTGCAGTTCCTGATTGTTGAAGAAACGCAGGTGCCATTAGCCGCATTGTTAGCCAACCTTAACAGCCTAGTCTTCGACTACGTTACCAGGCAAAAGCTGGGCGGGAGTCACTTATCCTACTTCATAGTAAGGCAGTTACCTGCGCTTCCTCCGAGTTCGTACGGGTCGCATGACCTAGACTTTGTAATCCCACGAGTATTGGAGTTGAGTTTCACTTCTTGGGACCTCGAGGGCTTTGCCAAGGCACACGGATACGGTGGCCCTCCGTTCATTTTGAATGAAGAGCGCCGCTTGACTATTCTTGCTGAGCTAGACGCATACTTCTTCCTCCGTTATGGCCTCAACAAGACTGAAGTGGAGCACGTGCTCGACGCGTTTCCCATACTTCGAAGGCTTGACGAGGAAGCCTACGGTCGTTTTCGTACTAAAGAAGCGACACTGGAGGCTTTCTCCGCACTATCGGATTGCGGGTCTGACGTTTCTAAGTTCACCTCGGTCCTCCATCCGCCCCCTGCTGATGCAAGTGTCACCCATTGTGCGAGTACTAGGCCGAAGTTTGCCTGA
- a CDS encoding restriction endonuclease, with product MLGYRTRVSPPGPDGGVDILAHRDELGFEPPIIKVQVKSTEGSVGAPAVQALYGNVASSEFGLLVTLGDFTPQARNFANSKANLRLIDGEQLVSLVLDRYEQLDSKYKGLLPLRRVYVPEAVDVE from the coding sequence GTGCTTGGCTACCGGACGCGCGTTTCTCCGCCGGGCCCCGACGGCGGTGTCGACATCTTGGCGCACCGCGACGAGCTCGGGTTCGAGCCGCCGATCATCAAGGTGCAGGTGAAGTCCACGGAGGGCAGCGTCGGAGCGCCGGCGGTGCAGGCGCTCTACGGCAACGTGGCGAGCTCGGAGTTCGGCCTTCTGGTGACGCTAGGTGACTTCACGCCGCAGGCGCGCAACTTCGCCAATAGCAAGGCGAACCTGCGGTTGATCGACGGCGAGCAGCTCGTGAGCTTGGTGCTTGACCGGTACGAGCAGCTCGACTCGAAGTACAAGGGGTTGCTCCCATTGCGGCGCGTCTACGTGCCTGAGGCGGTCGACGTCGAGTAG
- a CDS encoding helicase-related protein, which translates to MTFQAGSLVNARGRDWVVQPGSDEEFLVLKPLGGRDDEVTGLLLGLEEVREATFGLPNPDDVGDARSAGLLRDAALLSFRSSAGPFRSFGRIAVEPRPYQLVPLLMALKLDPVRLLIADDVGIGKTVEALLIARELSDRGEVSRFSVLCPPHLADQWRTELSEKFHIDPVLVLPSTASRLERDVGFAQSIFERYPYTIVSTDFIKSDRRRDEFLRSAPELVIVDEAHTCADAGEGRGGRHQRHRLLKGLAEDEARHLVLVTATPHSGNEGAFRSLLALLRPEFARLPEDLSGRENEPVRRELAKHFVQRKRGDIKQYLGAATFFPERDEADVPYQIGREAKALFDRVLAFAREELKQDDGSHRQRVRWWAMLGLLRALASSPAAAAATLRNRAAPADTDSVAEADEVGRRTVLDLMEEDAAEGVDVTPGSQVEGEQAANASRRRLLELAEEAERLKGAKDQKLTTLAGLLKEQLEAGHAPIVFCRFIDTAEYVAEELRSRLPRGVEVAAITGNLPPEEREARVLALAEHDKRVLVATDCLSEGINLQSHFDSVLHYDLSWNPTRHEQREGRVDRYGQPRERVLVRTMYGTDNQIDGIVLDVLLRKHRTIRTSLGISVPVPTDSDQVVEAIFEGLLLRGLANRSAEQGVLFADLEQYLKPKTADFNRRWDAVAERERRSRTVFAQETIKVDEVARELEEAKAAVGGAEVVERFVTDAVRAHGGTVSPDRFGALGFDLQYAPEGLRESVKTERLTARFELPARDGETYLSRTHPFTEGLASFVLDTALDPLADGKAKRAGAMRTRSVATRTTLLLARLRYHVATTKGSEAWQTLAEETLPLAFAGAGSDRRWLEFASAEPLLHAEPAGNLAPVQAQQFVEAAIADLDDLAGYLGDLAHERAEGLLDAHRRVRTAAGAKGLRYAVEPLLPVDVLGIYVFLPPAPGVA; encoded by the coding sequence GTGACGTTCCAAGCAGGATCCCTGGTGAACGCGCGCGGGCGCGACTGGGTGGTGCAACCGGGCTCCGACGAGGAGTTCCTGGTGCTCAAGCCGTTGGGCGGCCGCGACGACGAGGTGACGGGCTTGCTCCTCGGGCTCGAGGAGGTCCGCGAGGCCACATTCGGGCTCCCAAACCCTGACGATGTTGGGGACGCGCGCTCGGCCGGGCTGCTGCGCGACGCCGCCCTGCTGTCGTTCCGCTCGAGCGCGGGGCCGTTCCGGAGCTTCGGGCGTATCGCTGTCGAACCGCGGCCCTACCAGCTCGTGCCGCTGCTCATGGCGCTGAAGCTCGACCCGGTCAGACTGCTCATCGCCGACGACGTGGGCATCGGCAAGACGGTCGAGGCGCTCCTGATCGCGCGCGAGCTCTCGGACCGGGGTGAGGTGAGCCGCTTCAGCGTGCTCTGCCCGCCGCACCTGGCCGACCAGTGGCGCACGGAGCTGAGCGAGAAGTTCCACATCGACCCCGTACTGGTGCTGCCCAGCACCGCATCCCGTCTGGAGCGCGACGTGGGATTCGCGCAGTCGATCTTCGAGCGCTACCCCTACACCATCGTCTCCACCGACTTCATAAAGAGCGACCGGCGCCGCGACGAGTTCCTGCGCTCCGCCCCCGAGCTGGTGATCGTCGACGAGGCCCACACCTGCGCCGACGCGGGCGAAGGGAGAGGCGGCCGGCACCAGCGCCACCGCCTGCTGAAGGGCCTGGCGGAGGACGAGGCGCGGCACCTGGTGCTGGTCACCGCCACGCCGCACTCGGGCAACGAGGGGGCGTTCCGGTCGCTGCTGGCGCTGCTCAGGCCGGAGTTCGCGCGCCTGCCCGAGGATCTGTCGGGCCGGGAGAACGAGCCGGTGCGGCGCGAGCTCGCGAAGCACTTCGTGCAGCGCAAGCGCGGTGACATCAAGCAGTATCTGGGCGCTGCCACCTTCTTCCCGGAGCGTGACGAGGCCGACGTGCCCTACCAGATCGGACGCGAGGCCAAGGCGCTGTTCGATAGAGTGCTCGCCTTCGCGCGCGAGGAGCTCAAGCAGGATGACGGCTCGCACCGCCAGCGCGTGCGCTGGTGGGCCATGCTCGGCCTGCTGCGCGCCCTAGCCAGCTCGCCTGCCGCGGCTGCCGCCACGCTGCGCAACCGCGCGGCGCCGGCCGACACCGACTCGGTGGCCGAAGCCGATGAGGTCGGGCGGCGCACCGTCCTCGACCTGATGGAGGAAGATGCCGCCGAGGGCGTCGACGTCACCCCCGGCAGCCAGGTGGAAGGCGAGCAGGCGGCCAACGCCTCGCGCCGGCGGCTGCTGGAGCTGGCCGAGGAAGCCGAGCGCCTCAAAGGCGCGAAGGACCAGAAGCTGACGACGCTCGCGGGGCTCCTCAAGGAGCAGCTCGAGGCCGGGCACGCGCCCATCGTCTTCTGCCGCTTCATCGACACGGCCGAGTACGTGGCGGAGGAGCTGCGCTCGCGCCTGCCGCGCGGGGTCGAGGTCGCGGCCATTACCGGCAACCTGCCGCCCGAGGAGCGCGAGGCGCGGGTGCTGGCGCTGGCCGAGCACGACAAGCGCGTGCTGGTTGCCACGGACTGCCTGAGCGAGGGCATCAACTTGCAGTCTCACTTCGACAGCGTGCTGCACTACGACCTGAGCTGGAACCCCACCCGGCACGAGCAGCGCGAGGGGCGCGTGGACCGCTACGGCCAGCCGCGCGAGCGCGTGCTGGTGCGCACCATGTACGGCACCGACAACCAGATCGACGGCATCGTTCTCGACGTGCTGCTGCGCAAGCACCGCACCATCCGAACCAGCCTGGGCATCAGCGTGCCGGTGCCGACCGACTCCGACCAGGTGGTGGAGGCGATCTTCGAGGGGCTGCTGCTGCGCGGCCTCGCCAACCGCAGCGCCGAGCAGGGCGTGCTCTTCGCCGACCTGGAGCAGTACCTGAAGCCCAAGACCGCCGACTTCAACCGCCGGTGGGACGCGGTGGCGGAGCGGGAGCGGCGCTCCCGCACGGTGTTCGCGCAGGAGACCATCAAGGTCGACGAGGTCGCACGCGAACTCGAAGAAGCCAAGGCGGCCGTGGGCGGCGCCGAGGTGGTTGAGCGCTTCGTGACCGACGCCGTGCGGGCGCACGGCGGCACCGTCAGCCCAGACCGCTTCGGGGCGCTGGGGTTCGACCTGCAGTACGCCCCCGAGGGGCTGCGCGAGAGCGTCAAGACCGAGCGGTTGACGGCGCGCTTCGAGCTTCCGGCTCGCGACGGCGAGACCTACCTCAGCCGCACCCACCCGTTCACCGAGGGCCTGGCCAGCTTCGTGCTGGACACGGCCCTCGACCCGCTCGCCGATGGCAAGGCCAAGCGCGCGGGCGCCATGCGTACCCGCTCTGTGGCCACCCGCACCACGCTGCTGCTGGCCCGGCTGCGCTACCACGTGGCCACCACCAAGGGGTCCGAGGCGTGGCAGACGCTGGCTGAGGAGACGCTGCCGCTGGCGTTCGCTGGCGCCGGCAGCGACCGCCGCTGGCTGGAGTTCGCGTCTGCAGAGCCGCTGCTCCACGCGGAGCCGGCGGGCAACCTGGCGCCGGTTCAGGCCCAGCAGTTCGTGGAGGCCGCGATCGCGGACCTCGACGACTTGGCTGGTTACCTGGGGGACCTCGCCCACGAACGGGCCGAGGGGCTACTGGACGCGCACCGGCGCGTGCGCACCGCGGCGGGCGCCAAGGGCCTGCGCTACGCGGTGGAACCGCTGCTGCCCGTCGACGTCCTCGGGATCTACGTCTTCCTCCCCCCAGCGCCGGGTGTCGCATGA